In Leptospira perdikensis, the genomic window CATCCCCCCAATCCATGTTCCGAATGGGAAATAATACTAAACAAATAAAGAATAAAAGTGCCAAAATCCAATTTTGGGGAACATAGGGTTTCCATTTTTTCACCAAATTGATGTTATGTTTTATTCCATATAGGGTAAAGGATTGGAAGAGGATAAAAAGAATAGAAATGAATAGATAAACATTTTTTTCGCCTGGAAGGAACCAAGGTTTTGTAGGAAGAAATTGGCAACCAAAAAGGAAAAGATAAGGAATGTATAAAAATACTGTTTTCATAAGGATTCTTTTGTATAATACTCTTCTGGGATTTCTTCTGCTGCAATAAAAGGAAAATGCCCTTTACGGATATTAAAAAACACAAGTTCTGGAAGGCTATAAAATACAGATTCTGTTCCTTTGGAAAACCGACTTCCCTTGTCAAATGGTGCACTGAATATCCCCACTCCAGTATATCCAATCCCGAAAACAGTATTGACCAAACCTAAAAGGGGGCGGTTCCATATTGTTTCTTCAGTAAAAAATAAAAAGGGATGATCGATAGGATTTGGTTTATAAATTTTTGAAGTTGGGACGAATCCATCTTTAAAATGTTTTTCGATATACCCTGTTATTTTTTTTCTCTTTAAGTTTCGGTAAGAAGGGTAAATATTTTTTTGTTTGGTACCTGGATTGGACTCGAGTTTCCATGCTGCCACCGCTGGTATAAAATTAAAACTCATCATCCCACTCGATAATGGATTCCAAATGGTTTCATTCCCAATACGACCCTCTGGAAACATTTCATTCATATAACGAAAAAGCTCTGATGTACAATTTTGATGGGTTAAATGGTAAGAATAAAGATTTTGAATTCCTTTTGTATATGATTCAAAGTTCTTTTGTTTTTTCTGAATTTCTGTTTCTTCTAACCGATCTCGATTTTCAAATTGTTTTTTATATGGATTTTGTCCTACCCAATTGAATTCGATTCCTTCTGGAGCAGATCCGGATTCTAAAAAACCTTGGTAACGAATAAGAAATGATTCCCAATTGAAAAATTGAATGGAATGATAGCCGGAAACAAAAATCTTTTTTTTCGATTGGAATAACAATTCGTATTCTTTCTGTTTGGTGGAAAAAACAGAGTCGGGTAAATCGATTGAGGGAAAATATTGAAACCCATCTAAGTTTTTTTTGGGGAAAATAATGGTTTTTTCTGCTATTGATTTGTTTGTATAAAGAATCCGTAGGAGTAAGGTCATCTCTTCCCAGTCGTTACAACCATTATCCAATACACAGGAACGTAAGTCTTGAACCAAACGGGTTAGATATCCTTTCCATATTTTGATCTCTGGTTCACTTAAATGAAACGCAGATCCATCCAATCGCAAAAAGGCAGGTTCGTAGAGTAAAACTGGATCCAAAAGAAACATACGAACAAAACTTCTTTTTTCTGCTACAGTCAAACGTTCTGTATCTGTTTGGATGCTATGGATAAGGCGGTATGGTGAGTCTGTTTTTGGTAATGATTCGCCTTCTGTTGTTAGTTGATTTGAATGGTTTACTTCTTTCCATTCGAGAATAGAGCGTTCCAAAATATCCTTCTCTTCTTTGGAAAAAGAAAAAAGATTGGGAATCGGAGAATCAGGATCAGATATATTTGTAAAATAACCAAATCCTGAAATGGGTAAGGTGGATTTCTCATCCCTTACTGAAGTAAGGGAGGTTTCCCATTCCTGTTCTAACTTTTTTTGGTTTTGGATATGGGTTTCTTGTACCAGATAAAGTTCATTCCATTTTTGTCGTAACAAACGTTTTGTTGGATCGGAAAGTTCCCATTCATAAAATTCTATATTTCGATTTTGAACCACTCCATACTGGAAACGAAAATCCTCCCATGTTTCCCGAACAATATGAAATATTTTGTCTTCAAAGGAATATTGTAAATGGTAAACCCGGTCACCAAATCGCAGTGCGGAATGTCCGCCACTAGACTGACCCGAATTGGAATCTATATATAAAAAACCATAGGGATTTGAATTTGGTTGTGAATGTAGAGGAAAAAATAGGAAAAAAAAGATAAGTAAAAAAAAGAAGGAATGGGCGGTTTGACTCCGCCCAAAGACGACCTGGATTATAGGTTGTACCCGTTTAAGATTAGTTTTGCGACGGTAACATTTTGTTTTGCTACATCGGCTGCGACTACTTTCATTTCTGAAGGAGAAAGGTTTGCTTGTTTCAATCCTTGACCAATAGCAATGTAAGTTGCACTGTTTGATCTCCAAGCCACAATACCATGAGATTTTGCGATTGCAGAGAGTTGGTTTTCCAATTCCTGTTTTTGGTTTTCATAACGAATTTGTAAGGCAACACTTGCGATTACATCTTCTTTATACTCATTCATTGCTTTTTCTTTTCCTTCATCGGAAATAGAAGAGATACTGTTCGATATGGATTTTACAAGGGCAGATGCTGAATCAGAAACTGATACACCCAAACGGCTTACACTACCAGAAGCAGAATCCAGGATAGAACAGTTGTTAAATGAAATCAGCATCGCCATCACGGAAACGATACTTAAATGTTTGATCATACGCATAAAAAAACCTCTTACGACGAATTGCAAAGATTCTAAGTCCATTTTAGGACCCGTCAATTAATTTTCTCGATCAAACAGATACAACAACGGAACCAAAAGGCGGTAAAGTGGTTTCAAAATGACCATTCACAATCCGAAGATCTACCATGGTCCCTGTCCAAAAATCTAAAAATGGGGCTTTGGTTTTGAGACCTTGGGGTATGGGGATCCGCACATTTTTTTCTTCTTCTGTTGGATTCCAAATTCCCAAATACCCCGCTGGATTGTAGAGGGCTGGTGGAAATTCTTCCTCAAATATACCAATGGGAACTGGAGTATACGCTTGGCATTCTCTGTTCAATTGGAATGCCTTTTTTAAAAGATCCAAACGATCGG contains:
- a CDS encoding putative lipoprotein, with the protein product MIKHLSIVSVMAMLISFNNCSILDSASGSVSRLGVSVSDSASALVKSISNSISSISDEGKEKAMNEYKEDVIASVALQIRYENQKQELENQLSAIAKSHGIVAWRSNSATYIAIGQGLKQANLSPSEMKVVAADVAKQNVTVAKLILNGYNL